The genomic window ACATGGATTAACAATTTGGCTTGATAGAACCTCAGGTTTGAATCTAATTACAATGTCGGTGTAATTTTACTGAAATTCTAAAATGTAGCTTTCTTTCTTCAAAATTACACTGTTATACTGTGATTTCGTCAAACTCACTATAGAAGAGACTAGACTCTTACatacattttcatttttgattAACAGGAAGTGGATTTAAGTCGTATCGTCCATTTCGATCCGGCTACTTTGGTGCTTCAATTAAGCTTCATCCTGGCTACACTGCAGGAGTTATTACAGCTTTTTATGTAAGATTATAAGATAGTTGgtcttgataaaaaaaatatatgaaatttaattaatgaatggttaaacatttttttaaaaatttaagttgagtatgtaataaattttactaataaGTTGATAAATTGCAGCTTTCTAACAGTGAAGCACATCCAGGATTTCATGATGAAGTAGACATTGAGTTTCTAGGGACAACATTTGGAAAGCCTTATACTTTGCAGACCAATGTTTATATAAGAGGGAGTGGAGATGGGAAAATTATAGGTAGGGAAATGAAATTTCATCTATGGTTTGATCCTACCAAAAAATTTCATCACTATGCTATACTTTGGAATCCTAAGGAAATAATGTAAGTCACTATTCACTTTCaatgtatattaatatatatttgtgcCAAATTCTTTGTAGCATATGTAAGAGTACACCCATTAAGGTGGAGAATTTTGATAGatttacaaataatatttattaattttttttatattaaacactatTTATGGATCTATCAGAATTATTCACCTCAACAATTTGTTTAAAGAAGATATATATCTAAGTATTCatccaaaaaatatatgtttgtgtttttaattggttaaattttattttagtgctAGTTCAAAAAAGTAAAGCCTACAGGGTAGCTGACCTTTCTTTTTCTGCTGAAACATTATAGGATAgaagaaattatatatatgtataaaatcAATAATGTAACTTGGGTCTTTGTCTTGGCATTGATTTGCTTTGTCCTTAAAGACAGAGGTAATACTACAGTGTATAGGCATGAGTGATTGATATTTTGGAAGATATGAAAGGGAAAGAAattataatttcattttctcCAAAACTTAAATGGTGAGAAATGTGAATGACCAATAAAAACCGAGTCTAGTAGAAGGGGTTTGACTTTTACATTACAAGGGATTAATGTTCGAATCTCAACCGTAGAGATATATCTCTTTAATGTATATGTTTTAAATAGAATTACTTCAAATAGAAGAaacttatattataaattaaactcGTATCAAAATTTTATATCTTAAGGTTATAAAATCAAACTCTTATCAACTTTAAATTTATAACTCCCAAGtcctaacaaaaaaaagtaacattaaaatttagtaaaaaaattagaaaagaaaagTAACATTAATAGTGATCTACATGTGCTTTTTATGGCCAACCACGTACCTCATTATAAAATTAGTTGCACCATAACATTATACAATGTCATCCACATTTTCATGTCATGCAcatgaaaatgatttttattaacTAGGTTTTTGgtaatatatttgatttgatttaactgacattattattaaaaaaatgtaacagATTCCTAGTGGATGATGTGCCCATAAGGAGGTACCCAAGGAAGAGTGATGCAACATTTCCACTAAGACCAATGTGGGTTTATGGTTCAATTTGGGATGCTTCATCATGGGCAACAGAAGATGGAAAATACAAAGCTGATTACAAATATCAACCTTTTGTTGCAAAGTACACCAACTTCAAGGCTAGTGGTTGCTCAGCCTATGCATCACGTTGGTGTCGTCCAGCCTCGGCCTCACCATATCGGTCTGGCGGCTTGACTCGACAACAACATTGGGCTATGAGTTGGGTTCAAAGACACCACATGGTTTATAACTATTGTCAAGATCCTAAAAGAGATCATAGATTAACACCTGAGTGTTGGGGTTAAAAATTGAAACTCTACAAATATTGTTAATAAAATTGGGGAAGATTTAGGTCCCCAAACAATTTGCTAGTGTGATTTGATGTGTTGTTATTTTTGaaatctcttttattttttgaaaacattttcagtttttatttaaaattatgttcATTTTAAATTGTTAATAATGAGATAAAAGACGTACCCGTGTAGTGAACAATTGTAATAGAGAAAATATGAAAGACTACTTAGAAAGAATACATTTTCAGAACCAATGAAAATAATGgtttagtattttaaaaatttctgaaaatgtaaaatttgcttgcaaaaattgtaaaagaaaattgtgATGAAAATATTGAATCTATATTTTTCTTATctttattagttaaaattttaaaatatttttcatggGGGTCATTGCTTGAAAGCAACATTGACACAACAAAGTTAGGGAAATTGGTggttttttatattatgtatttttttttggtttagagtagggagaaaagaaaaaaaagaaagaaaagaaatggaATAATAATAGAGAAAGTCTTGTGGTCAtataatttgtatatttttttgttatccacagtggctagaaatttcacccttaaatgGATAAGTAGGATATTCGGGTTCGAACTTCGGCCCCTACATAAAATACGATGTTCCTTActaattgagctaagctcacggagaTATACAATGTATAATTTTAATACAATTAGATGGTGTATATTTTTTCGAGTGTGTCTAGAGAAAAATTATTTGGTTGTGATTATCaagtatttaaatatattaatgtcCTCTTAAAATTAGAAGTTAGACCTAACTCAACTCTATaaaccaacttttttttttttgaagaaaaaatctATAAACCAACTTGTAAGGCGAAGATTGTtatcacttataaacatatattaaaactatctcacaatcgatgtgagactcttaacacactgCTTCGcgcgcccaacactattgggcttagTGTGCGGATATAAACGACAGATTGTAAAGGGGGCTCTAATATTATCTTAAAGTTGAGAGTCGAGTCTAACTTAATTTTACGGTTTGTAAGATTATGATTGCATCTACTTTATAAACTCATATTTAGTCATCTCGCAACCATATGAAACTCATTAACATATCCTTGAAAAGCAAAATGGAAAATCAATAAAGAATGGAATTGGATCTAGTCAAAAGGAAAAATGGAATTGGATGGAGACATCAAGGTGATCTGGTGATATTTCTTGGTGCGAATAGTGTTGCTATCTTAGTATGGTCATTTTCATGATGAATGTTACTGTGGTCATGACTTATGACTGCAAGCACATGATGGTAAAGCTATTTGCAGTGCTTATAAAAGGACAGTACCGGAATACCGGAATTAATGCTACTCAAAATGCAACAGAATCAAATCCTACTAAAGAAAAATCCTACTCAAAATTACCTTTGATGTTACAGAAATTCACCAATGATATTTTGTTGTAACAAATGTATAAGACAAACATATCCAACGAAAAATGTGAGAGAAGATTTAAGATTCCTTCTTTTCGTGAGCTCGTGACTCTTGTCCGCCTCCAGTCATTCTCAATTGATCTCTCCGCTATTTAGGATTCATGTGTATAAAATGGCAAAAACTTGATAAACACCGTTTGCATGCTACACTGTGACCAGTGTTCGCATGCCACATCACGAATATGTCGGCAGTTAAAAAACACAGCCTCCCATATACAATCCAAACTGATGGCCGCGTGGCCAAATTTGAATTATGTTTCCCCCTATTGTTCATCATATGTCTCTGTTTACGACAAACGCAAGGAATCCATAATCTTTGTTTACGACAAACGTGAGGAATCCATAATACCTATTAACGCCTGATATCTCACTTAATTAATCAACCCAATAACATTATGATTCGATAGTGTGTGCGACTATAAACATAACTCTATGTCTAGCAATTAGAATTCACAGATGATTTTCTTTGAGATCATTAAGTAAAAGTCTAACTCTAAtactttcaaaatcaaaatattaagtGCGGaaataaatcatcaaatataacaaaatagaaattatatataatcAGTCAGATTAAGAGTTTACAAGAGAATCATAGCTAACTAAACTTAATTCCAATAATATAAAGACTTAGTTATGCATGATAACTTTGCAATACATAACTAGAAGAGATGAAAAGATGATGAAGTTAATTTCTCTACTCTGGCTTGGCCATTCCTTGCCTCCAACTATTTTTATTCCCTCAAGTTCTATCTTGGAAAAGTGAAGAATTCCTTTCATTTCCGTTCTAAATGCTTTAAATACTATTATGGAAAGGAAAATTTCAATAAGCGGAATTCCCTATTCTCTCAAAGAATTTGAAGTTTCTTCACTATGAAGTCTTTGCCAGCCCAGCAAACCACTACTAGGTTTTTCCAAATTTCTTAAGCAAAATTAGTGCTTGTTGAGCAAATTTGCCTAAATAAAATTCTTTCGTTCTCTAACTTTCCTCGCTTCACCTTGCTATCTTGTTGCTTAGCAAATTTGCTTGATTTTATGCTCTTTCACACCGAGAAAAAGAttaaatccataaaaaaaaaaaaaacgaaaaaaagaagattaaaGTAGCTATTCTTAAACCCAAAatttaaaatctaatatttaCATAAATTCAAGTGTTTTACCTAaaatttcttgcaaaacaagttaaataatatttttaaatatatgcgTAAAATCACTGATTTTTAACACATATCATAAATTAACATGAGaattttccaaatataaattaaaatgacgCATACATTCCTTCAATACATCACCAAAATTTATAACATCTTTTTGACCTTTATGAAAATAATCCAGTCTATTATTAACATTTAACTAAAAGGGTGTGGAAGATGTAGTTGATGCCTACTACATCAAACAAACAT from Trifolium pratense cultivar HEN17-A07 linkage group LG1, ARS_RC_1.1, whole genome shotgun sequence includes these protein-coding regions:
- the LOC123923242 gene encoding probable xyloglucan endotransglucosylase/hydrolase protein 32; this encodes MAFPLIFLFAILFFMVPPNNAYWPPSPGYWPSSKVRSMNFYRGFRNLWGPQHQSMDQHGLTIWLDRTSGSGFKSYRPFRSGYFGASIKLHPGYTAGVITAFYLSNSEAHPGFHDEVDIEFLGTTFGKPYTLQTNVYIRGSGDGKIIGREMKFHLWFDPTKKFHHYAILWNPKEIIFLVDDVPIRRYPRKSDATFPLRPMWVYGSIWDASSWATEDGKYKADYKYQPFVAKYTNFKASGCSAYASRWCRPASASPYRSGGLTRQQHWAMSWVQRHHMVYNYCQDPKRDHRLTPECWG